Proteins encoded in a region of the Chryseobacterium piperi genome:
- a CDS encoding type I polyketide synthase translates to MKNLTIIGLTPFEKPDAHLLSGLHQAGAFPVLSLGHELTTAQEALNQLDKIDIPSCGIYFPSDPFTSLQIPEKASFAILPFDSSKPFSHNLPAIYQVSSLEEAREAEQMGATGIIIKGNEAGGLVGYESTFILFQRIINEIQNIPVWVQGGIGLHTAAAVKALGATGVILDSQLALFPESSVPQELKDLCSKLNGTETKIIANHRVLVRPNSPTLPENISAKELQQYFTDLDVTKSYIPMGQDISLAIDLYEDFKTLKKMVFGYKEAMYGHLKQAKALQVIDQDNILAKELGLRYPIAQGPMTRVSDVPLFANAVAEAGALPFVALSLLKGEQAKALVMETQKLAGEKTWGVGILGFAPQELREEQTSYILEAKPPVVLIAGGRPAQAKVFEKAGIKTFLHVPSPALLDIFLKEGARNFIFEGRECGGHVGPLSSMVLWEKQIERILKEDHPENISVFFAGGIHNAFSSAFISIMAAPLAARGVKIGVLMGTAYLYTHEAVLTGAIQEEFQLQAMQAKDTVLLETAPGHETRCLNTAFAQYFNAEKTKLLAAGVDKKQAWEHLEKLNVGRLRIAAKGVDRQGDKLVSIPKDEQLDLGMYMIGQVATMHDRVVSIAALHEDVAVDNYSYIEHAALPEQPSSSEKPLDVAIIGMECIFPGAKNLEEYWRNIILGKDSVTEVPDERWNKDLYYHPDSDGPDVSHSKWGGFIPKIDFDPLAFGIPPQSLAAIEPTQLLTLLVAKRAMEDAGYGEKQVNRENISVIIGAEGGNDLANSYSFRGYYKQVFGELHDEVKEAFPHTTEDSFPGILANVIAGRITNRLDLGGRNYTVDAACASSLAAIELACQELILGKSDMVLAGGADLHNGINDYLMFSSTHALSRKGRCATFDSEADGIALGEGIAILVLKRYDDALRDGDRIYSVIKGVGGSSDGKALGLTAPRKVGQVRALERAYAQAGISPASVGLVEAHGTGTVVGDKTELSSLTNLFSRSGALPGQTHLGSVKTQIGHTKCAAGLAGLIKASLAVYHGVKPPTLHLQQPNAYYNAQTSPFAFYAESGLWSDKNRYAGISAFGFGGTNFHTVIANHTEQEESVVLQSWPSELFVFRGDTYEEAKNQLVQVKSLLEINDSISLKDIAYSLTVGSEKPVQLSIVADTAEDLMMKIELIQSGIETKDTFTVNKRAGKVAFLFPGQGSQRINMARDLFVIFPAMRKLMEDYPELEKVVFPSTTFDPETLKQQKETIKDTRLAQPLLGIVDLALAQFLKSLGIVPDMLAGHSYGELPALCFAGVFGEEKLVDLSIQRAHSILNSVEGGDPGTMLAASATKERLQPILAKVEGCYPVNYNAPSQCVIAGSTPAINQLMEVLKQEGISAKKLEVACAFHSPLLAKSKDLYTEVLKDVPFREMEIPVWSNTTATPYPNNSSEIKERLTDHLVQPVRFVEEIQAMYDDGARIFIEVGPGKVLTGLTQSCLGKDQLTLFVEDNSRNKFSHLLCMLAEYLGTGRHFDLNKLFEGRNGKLIQIDQPDLYKKNPAIWRVNGQAAHPTTGSLPTNGALPILNPLQMNNFTNQQAPATESQPAAERMLQEYLNSMKLLIQAQRDVMLSFLGQNPQITQAPVYHTPAPASNHVNGLVTIPATQVNGDKPAATAVITPTKQAPAKDIKSVLLQVVSEKTGYPQEMLGMEMDLEADLSIDSIKRVEIIGTLRNELGAFANNQANEDTVMEQLAGIKTLSGLVSWLTECIGGTETTVSETNGNHAEITTSKPQSQSSFSLEDLQKAILDIVSEKTGYPKEMLGLDLDLEADLSIDSIKRMEIIADLKTKIGFGENLEQADDLMEKLAAIKTLSGLATWIHDISNTGNTDNTISTPDNTKTNNTEPEQAMLSRLRFDLSPTDASFIQNTEILQGKRFAITQDNGMQTLAIKNTLEKYGAIAELVDTDNDLTNFDGLIILDIFSSSVKNSIIDHVGLIKKLDLDKAKWVYLITDIPAHLEELEDMRILRHYQGYSGLFKSLAREFENTTCRLISLSTSQEIDQVAEITLQEILTADKPVEVIYKNNQRHKVDIIPSPLSTSLEEAHIQLDEQSVVLVLGGAQGITSELVKHMSEAYPCTYILVGRSADPRDEVSGSKELEMMKTKEEIRSYLIKTANFTSPAEIEKETVRVFKNNQILRTIRDMEQLGSTVVYQSLDLCDEDGLCDLINNIYEKYDRLDGVIHGAGLLEDKLFKQKTTVSFGRVFDTKVKPLRVLAEQLRADCQFVVLFSSIASVYGNKGQTDYAAANSVLDDYARALDKRLKGKVISINWGPWKGAGMVSPTLETEYERRGISLIPLDQGKETFLNEIKYGTESQVLIMSGSNW, encoded by the coding sequence ATGAAAAACTTAACCATTATTGGACTAACGCCTTTTGAAAAGCCGGATGCCCACCTTTTGTCTGGATTACATCAGGCGGGTGCATTTCCAGTTTTAAGCTTAGGACATGAGTTAACGACCGCTCAGGAAGCTTTGAATCAACTTGATAAGATAGATATACCATCCTGTGGTATTTATTTTCCTAGCGACCCTTTTACTTCACTTCAAATTCCGGAAAAAGCAAGCTTTGCTATCCTGCCGTTTGACAGTTCAAAGCCATTCTCCCATAATTTACCTGCTATCTACCAGGTAAGCAGTCTGGAAGAGGCCAGGGAGGCCGAACAGATGGGTGCAACAGGGATTATTATAAAAGGAAACGAAGCCGGCGGACTTGTCGGATATGAGTCTACCTTTATTCTGTTTCAGCGTATCATCAATGAAATTCAAAACATCCCGGTATGGGTACAGGGAGGAATAGGCCTCCATACTGCTGCTGCGGTAAAAGCTCTGGGAGCAACAGGGGTCATATTAGACAGCCAGCTAGCTCTGTTTCCGGAGAGTTCAGTTCCTCAGGAGCTAAAAGATCTATGCTCAAAATTAAATGGAACCGAAACCAAAATTATAGCCAACCACCGGGTACTGGTAAGACCTAACTCACCAACCTTACCGGAAAACATAAGCGCTAAGGAACTTCAGCAATACTTTACTGATCTTGATGTTACGAAAAGCTATATCCCAATGGGACAAGATATTTCGTTAGCAATAGATTTGTATGAAGATTTTAAAACCCTGAAAAAAATGGTCTTCGGGTATAAAGAAGCCATGTACGGACATCTGAAACAGGCAAAAGCTCTTCAGGTGATTGATCAGGACAATATACTTGCAAAAGAACTGGGTCTACGCTATCCTATCGCACAAGGACCAATGACCCGCGTCAGCGATGTTCCTTTATTTGCTAATGCTGTAGCCGAAGCGGGAGCTCTACCTTTCGTAGCTTTGTCTTTACTTAAAGGGGAACAGGCAAAAGCTTTGGTAATGGAAACTCAAAAGCTTGCCGGCGAAAAAACTTGGGGTGTAGGTATTTTAGGTTTTGCTCCTCAGGAACTAAGAGAAGAACAAACCTCATATATCCTGGAAGCTAAACCTCCCGTAGTCCTGATTGCCGGAGGAAGACCCGCACAGGCTAAAGTTTTCGAAAAAGCAGGAATCAAAACATTTTTACATGTTCCTTCCCCAGCCTTACTGGATATTTTCTTAAAAGAAGGAGCCAGAAACTTCATCTTTGAAGGACGTGAATGCGGAGGCCATGTAGGTCCCCTTTCAAGTATGGTTCTTTGGGAAAAACAGATTGAACGCATCTTAAAAGAAGATCATCCTGAAAATATCAGTGTATTTTTTGCAGGAGGTATTCACAATGCATTTTCATCAGCATTTATTTCTATTATGGCGGCTCCGTTAGCTGCCAGAGGAGTAAAAATCGGTGTATTAATGGGAACAGCCTATCTTTATACTCACGAGGCTGTACTTACAGGAGCGATTCAGGAAGAATTCCAGTTGCAGGCTATGCAGGCAAAAGATACCGTCTTACTGGAAACAGCACCCGGACACGAAACCCGTTGTTTAAATACTGCATTTGCACAATATTTTAATGCTGAAAAAACAAAACTTCTGGCTGCAGGAGTGGATAAAAAACAAGCCTGGGAGCACCTGGAAAAACTAAATGTAGGCCGCTTGCGTATTGCTGCCAAGGGAGTTGACCGTCAAGGCGACAAACTTGTAAGCATTCCTAAAGACGAGCAGCTGGATCTTGGCATGTACATGATCGGACAGGTTGCCACCATGCATGACCGTGTTGTCTCTATTGCAGCGCTCCATGAAGATGTTGCTGTAGACAATTACAGCTACATCGAACACGCTGCTTTACCGGAGCAGCCATCATCCAGCGAAAAACCATTGGATGTTGCCATTATTGGAATGGAATGTATTTTCCCAGGTGCTAAAAATCTGGAGGAATACTGGCGTAACATCATTCTTGGAAAAGACAGTGTTACAGAAGTTCCTGATGAACGATGGAATAAGGACCTTTACTATCATCCGGATTCAGACGGACCGGATGTTTCCCACTCCAAATGGGGTGGATTTATTCCAAAAATTGATTTTGATCCGCTTGCATTTGGAATCCCACCACAATCCCTTGCAGCCATTGAACCGACACAATTATTGACATTGCTGGTTGCCAAGCGCGCCATGGAAGACGCAGGATATGGAGAAAAGCAAGTCAACAGAGAAAATATTTCCGTAATTATCGGAGCCGAAGGAGGCAATGATCTTGCCAACAGCTATAGCTTCAGAGGCTATTATAAGCAGGTTTTCGGAGAACTTCATGACGAGGTTAAAGAAGCATTTCCACATACCACAGAGGATTCTTTCCCTGGTATTCTAGCGAATGTAATCGCAGGACGAATCACCAACCGATTAGACCTTGGTGGAAGAAACTATACGGTAGATGCTGCCTGTGCTTCTTCTTTAGCAGCTATTGAACTGGCATGCCAGGAACTTATATTAGGCAAATCAGATATGGTTCTTGCCGGTGGAGCTGACTTACATAATGGTATTAATGATTACCTTATGTTTTCCAGCACCCATGCACTTTCCCGAAAAGGAAGATGTGCCACATTCGACAGTGAGGCAGATGGTATTGCCCTTGGAGAAGGGATTGCTATTCTTGTTTTAAAAAGATATGATGATGCACTACGTGATGGTGATCGCATTTATTCAGTGATCAAAGGGGTCGGAGGATCCAGTGACGGTAAAGCTCTTGGACTTACCGCACCAAGAAAAGTAGGTCAGGTACGTGCTTTAGAGCGTGCTTATGCCCAAGCGGGTATCAGTCCTGCATCCGTAGGATTGGTTGAAGCTCATGGTACGGGAACAGTAGTTGGAGACAAAACGGAACTTAGTTCACTGACCAATTTATTCAGCCGTTCAGGAGCTCTGCCTGGTCAAACGCATTTAGGATCTGTAAAAACACAGATTGGACATACCAAATGCGCAGCCGGATTAGCAGGTCTTATCAAAGCTTCTCTAGCAGTGTATCACGGTGTAAAACCTCCTACTTTGCATCTTCAACAGCCCAATGCTTATTATAATGCACAAACCAGCCCTTTCGCTTTTTATGCAGAAAGCGGACTATGGAGCGACAAAAACCGTTATGCCGGGATCAGCGCTTTTGGGTTTGGCGGAACTAATTTCCATACGGTGATTGCCAATCATACGGAACAAGAAGAATCTGTTGTATTACAATCCTGGCCATCAGAATTGTTTGTATTCCGCGGAGACACTTACGAAGAAGCCAAAAACCAATTGGTTCAGGTAAAATCTTTATTGGAAATCAACGACAGCATCTCTTTAAAAGATATTGCTTACAGCTTAACAGTTGGCTCAGAAAAGCCTGTACAGCTAAGTATTGTTGCTGACACCGCTGAAGATCTGATGATGAAAATCGAATTGATCCAATCCGGTATTGAAACTAAAGACACCTTCACGGTTAATAAACGTGCTGGTAAGGTAGCCTTTTTATTCCCGGGACAAGGAAGTCAGCGAATCAATATGGCTCGCGACCTGTTTGTAATTTTCCCTGCGATGCGCAAGCTTATGGAAGATTACCCGGAGCTTGAAAAAGTAGTCTTCCCTTCCACTACTTTTGATCCAGAGACGTTAAAACAACAAAAAGAAACAATAAAAGATACGCGCTTAGCACAGCCTCTTTTAGGTATCGTTGACCTTGCATTGGCTCAATTCCTGAAATCATTAGGTATTGTTCCGGATATGCTGGCTGGCCATAGCTATGGTGAATTACCTGCATTGTGTTTTGCCGGTGTATTCGGGGAAGAAAAACTGGTTGACTTAAGTATCCAACGTGCACATTCCATTTTGAATTCTGTAGAAGGAGGAGATCCGGGCACCATGCTGGCTGCGAGTGCAACCAAAGAACGCTTACAACCTATCCTCGCAAAAGTAGAAGGTTGTTATCCTGTCAATTACAATGCTCCTTCACAATGTGTGATCGCAGGAAGCACACCGGCTATCAACCAATTAATGGAGGTTCTTAAACAGGAAGGTATTTCAGCTAAGAAACTGGAGGTTGCCTGTGCATTCCATAGTCCTTTACTCGCCAAATCCAAAGATTTGTACACTGAAGTATTAAAAGATGTTCCTTTCCGGGAAATGGAGATCCCTGTATGGTCGAATACCACAGCCACTCCATATCCGAATAATTCATCTGAAATAAAGGAAAGATTGACAGACCATTTGGTACAGCCAGTGAGGTTTGTAGAAGAAATCCAGGCAATGTATGACGATGGAGCAAGAATCTTCATCGAAGTAGGGCCAGGTAAGGTACTTACAGGGTTAACCCAATCCTGTCTGGGAAAAGATCAATTAACTCTTTTTGTAGAGGATAACAGCCGTAATAAATTCAGCCATCTTCTTTGCATGCTTGCCGAATATTTGGGTACAGGCCGACATTTCGACCTCAACAAGCTTTTCGAAGGCCGTAACGGTAAATTGATCCAGATTGATCAACCTGATCTTTATAAGAAAAATCCTGCCATCTGGCGTGTTAATGGGCAAGCTGCTCATCCAACAACAGGCTCATTGCCAACCAATGGTGCATTACCTATTTTAAACCCTCTTCAAATGAACAATTTCACCAATCAACAAGCCCCTGCAACTGAAAGCCAGCCAGCCGCTGAACGTATGCTGCAGGAATATTTAAATAGTATGAAACTGCTTATACAGGCACAACGTGACGTTATGCTTTCCTTTTTAGGGCAGAATCCACAAATAACTCAAGCTCCTGTATACCACACTCCGGCACCGGCGTCCAACCATGTCAACGGCCTGGTAACCATCCCCGCTACACAGGTCAATGGAGATAAACCAGCTGCTACCGCTGTTATTACACCAACCAAACAAGCTCCGGCAAAAGATATCAAATCTGTATTATTACAGGTTGTCAGTGAAAAAACAGGATATCCTCAGGAAATGTTAGGAATGGAAATGGATCTGGAGGCCGACCTAAGCATCGACTCTATTAAAAGAGTTGAAATCATAGGAACTCTCCGTAATGAGCTAGGTGCATTTGCCAACAATCAGGCTAATGAGGATACGGTAATGGAGCAATTGGCAGGAATAAAAACTTTAAGCGGTTTAGTTTCCTGGCTTACAGAATGTATAGGAGGTACAGAGACAACTGTTTCTGAAACCAATGGAAATCATGCGGAAATCACAACCTCAAAACCACAGAGCCAATCGTCATTCTCTCTTGAAGATCTTCAAAAAGCCATTCTGGATATTGTGAGTGAAAAAACCGGATATCCAAAAGAAATGTTGGGATTGGATTTAGATCTGGAAGCCGATTTAAGTATTGACTCCATTAAGCGTATGGAAATCATCGCGGATCTTAAAACCAAAATAGGTTTTGGTGAAAATCTGGAGCAGGCTGATGACCTTATGGAAAAACTGGCGGCTATCAAAACATTAAGCGGACTGGCAACATGGATTCATGACATCAGTAATACCGGTAATACAGATAATACGATCAGTACTCCTGACAATACCAAGACCAATAACACTGAACCGGAGCAAGCTATGTTATCACGTCTTCGCTTCGATTTGAGCCCGACTGATGCATCGTTTATACAAAATACAGAAATACTACAGGGAAAACGTTTTGCAATTACTCAGGACAATGGCATGCAAACATTAGCTATCAAAAATACCCTTGAAAAATATGGTGCAATTGCAGAATTGGTGGATACAGATAATGATCTGACGAACTTTGACGGATTAATTATTCTCGACATATTCTCTTCTTCTGTTAAAAACAGCATTATCGATCACGTAGGGCTTATAAAAAAACTGGATCTTGATAAAGCCAAATGGGTGTATCTGATTACAGATATTCCTGCACACCTTGAAGAACTGGAAGACATGCGTATTTTACGTCATTATCAGGGATATTCAGGACTTTTCAAAAGTTTAGCAAGAGAATTTGAAAATACGACCTGCAGACTGATCAGCCTAAGCACTTCTCAGGAGATTGACCAGGTTGCTGAAATTACTTTGCAGGAAATTCTGACGGCTGACAAACCAGTTGAAGTCATTTATAAAAATAACCAAAGACATAAAGTGGATATCATCCCATCTCCATTGTCTACCAGCCTTGAAGAAGCGCATATCCAACTGGATGAGCAATCCGTTGTTCTGGTACTCGGGGGCGCACAGGGAATCACTTCTGAGCTTGTTAAGCATATGTCAGAAGCCTATCCATGTACCTATATTCTTGTCGGACGTTCAGCGGATCCAAGGGATGAAGTTTCCGGATCTAAAGAGCTGGAAATGATGAAAACCAAAGAGGAAATAAGAAGCTACCTGATTAAAACAGCCAATTTCACCTCCCCTGCCGAAATAGAAAAAGAAACGGTTCGTGTTTTCAAAAATAATCAGATCCTTCGTACCATCAGAGATATGGAGCAACTTGGAAGCACAGTGGTTTATCAATCCTTAGACCTTTGTGATGAAGACGGATTATGTGACCTTATCAACAATATTTATGAAAAATATGATCGTTTGGATGGTGTTATTCATGGAGCAGGTTTATTGGAAGACAAATTGTTTAAACAGAAAACAACCGTTTCCTTTGGACGTGTATTTGATACCAAGGTAAAACCTCTACGTGTACTAGCAGAACAGCTTCGTGCGGATTGCCAATTTGTTGTTTTATTTTCAAGTATTGCTTCGGTATATGGAAACAAAGGCCAAACAGATTATGCAGCGGCAAACAGCGTACTGGATGATTACGCCAGAGCTTTAGACAAAAGATTAAAAGGAAAAGTAATTTCTATCAACTGGGGACCATGGAAAGGTGCCGGAATGGTCTCACCAACACTGGAAACAGAATATGAGCGTCGTGGTATTTCTTTAATTCCATTGGATCAGGGAAAGGAGACTTTTCTTAATGAGATAAAATACGGAACTGAAAGCCAAGTGCTTATCATGTCAGGAAGTAATTGGTAA